A single genomic interval of Salinarchaeum sp. IM2453 harbors:
- a CDS encoding HIT family protein — protein MDESDCIFCQIVDGEIPSHTVYEDDAVMAFLDANPLAEGHTLIIPKDHYSTMDEMPDAVGAAIGRALTQLAPVVENSVGANASTIGINNGEDAGQEIPHVHAHVIPRTPDDHGGSIHSIFGGTPEIGDDELTELAQDIETRI, from the coding sequence ATGGACGAATCAGACTGTATCTTCTGCCAGATCGTTGACGGAGAAATCCCAAGCCATACCGTTTACGAGGATGATGCTGTGATGGCATTTCTTGATGCTAACCCGCTTGCTGAAGGACACACACTCATTATTCCAAAAGACCACTATTCAACTATGGATGAGATGCCGGATGCGGTTGGAGCAGCGATTGGACGTGCATTGACACAACTTGCTCCGGTCGTCGAAAATAGTGTTGGTGCTAATGCCTCGACAATCGGGATCAATAATGGTGAGGATGCCGGCCAGGAAATCCCCCATGTCCACGCTCATGTAATCCCGCGAACCCCTGATGACCATGGTGGGTCAATTCATTCTATCTTTGGTGGCACTCCTGAAATCGGGGATGATGAACTAACTGAGCTTGCACAGGATATAGAAACACGCATCTAA
- the glnA gene encoding type I glutamate--ammonia ligase — MTDGELTSTEEATLEKIDEQNVDFLRLQFTDILGTVKNVSIPADQAEKAFTEGIYFDGSSIEGFVRIQESDMRLVPDPETYSVLPWRETDNGSAARMVCDVYNTSTGDPFTGDPRTVLKSVLDEAAEMGYTLNAGPEPEFFVFENDENGRATTTTHDSGGYFDLAPKDLASDLRREIIYNLGEMGFDVEASHHEVARGQHEIDFKYADGLQTADNIATFRSVVRATAEMNDLHATFMPKPIAGINGSGMHTHLSLFENGDNAFYDGDDEYNLSSTAYSFLAGILDHAPAITAVCNPTVNSYKRLVPGYEAPIYVAWSDTNRSALVRKPAARTPASSRIELRSPDPSANPYLALAVMLKAGLDGIKRDLECPAPVRENIYEFDEEKREEYGIETLPPNLGAAVDALKSDEVIQDALGEHVCEKFVEAKSAEYSEYIAEVSEWELDQYLEKF, encoded by the coding sequence ATGACAGACGGAGAACTTACTTCCACTGAAGAGGCAACGCTTGAGAAAATTGATGAACAAAATGTAGATTTCCTTCGACTCCAATTTACCGATATTCTCGGCACTGTTAAAAACGTCTCAATCCCTGCTGATCAGGCAGAGAAAGCGTTTACAGAAGGTATCTACTTTGATGGTTCATCAATTGAAGGGTTTGTCCGGATTCAGGAATCAGACATGCGTCTCGTTCCTGATCCAGAAACCTACTCGGTGCTGCCATGGCGCGAAACTGATAACGGATCTGCAGCGCGCATGGTCTGTGATGTATATAATACTTCTACTGGCGACCCGTTTACCGGTGATCCACGAACCGTACTAAAATCTGTTCTCGATGAAGCTGCAGAGATGGGCTATACGCTTAATGCTGGTCCAGAACCGGAATTCTTTGTCTTTGAGAACGATGAGAACGGACGTGCGACAACGACCACACATGATAGCGGCGGTTACTTCGACCTCGCTCCTAAGGATCTTGCGTCAGATCTTCGCCGAGAGATCATTTATAATCTCGGCGAGATGGGATTTGATGTTGAAGCGTCTCACCACGAAGTGGCTCGTGGACAGCATGAGATTGATTTCAAGTACGCTGACGGCCTGCAGACGGCCGACAACATTGCAACATTCCGATCGGTTGTCCGAGCAACGGCTGAGATGAACGACCTGCATGCCACCTTCATGCCTAAACCGATTGCTGGTATCAATGGATCTGGTATGCACACACACCTTTCGCTGTTTGAAAATGGTGACAATGCATTCTACGATGGTGATGATGAATATAACCTCTCCAGTACGGCATACAGCTTCCTCGCCGGAATTTTAGACCATGCTCCGGCAATCACTGCTGTCTGTAACCCGACAGTCAACTCATACAAGCGATTGGTTCCGGGGTACGAAGCCCCAATCTACGTTGCTTGGTCTGATACTAACCGATCTGCCCTTGTCCGCAAGCCTGCGGCACGTACTCCTGCGTCTAGTCGAATCGAACTCCGGTCACCAGACCCATCTGCAAATCCATATCTCGCACTTGCGGTTATGCTCAAAGCTGGGCTTGACGGTATCAAGCGCGATCTTGAGTGCCCTGCTCCTGTTCGTGAGAACATCTATGAGTTTGATGAAGAGAAACGAGAGGAGTACGGAATCGAGACACTCCCTCCAAACCTCGGAGCAGCGGTTGATGCTCTCAAGAGTGATGAAGTTATTCAAGACGCCCTTGGAGAACACGTCTGTGAGAAGTTTGTTGAAGCCAAAAGCGCCGAGTACAGTGAATACATTGCAGAAGTCTCTGAGTGGGAACTCGACCAGTATCTCGAAAAATTCTAG
- a CDS encoding succinylglutamate desuccinylase/aspartoacylase family protein: protein MNVITRGSGDPTVAIVGGIHGDEPAGKQVVDRIADMDLEFAGTVKLVIANEPALDAGVRYTDCDLNRAFPGDPDSDLYEERLAVEVYDELEDAQAVLGLHTSHSLPPPFTIFTSLNPVTRRSITGMPVDYAVDSSGLRQTTLDSVHPGAISLEAGVQGSEEAVSFGLLAGLAFLRAHHVLADADPLYTSVRRIKALHEIKKGTGVPRLYYRNFQRIPAGELYAEDDEVSHRAPDNNKVLVLASEHGYEDIFGVLGEPDGIITPEEH, encoded by the coding sequence GTGAACGTTATTACTCGCGGGAGTGGGGATCCAACGGTCGCTATTGTTGGAGGGATCCATGGAGATGAACCTGCCGGAAAGCAGGTTGTTGACCGTATTGCCGATATGGACTTGGAGTTTGCAGGTACGGTAAAACTGGTCATTGCGAATGAACCTGCACTCGATGCTGGTGTTCGATATACTGACTGTGATCTCAACAGAGCGTTCCCCGGAGATCCCGACTCTGATCTATATGAAGAACGACTAGCCGTAGAAGTCTATGATGAACTTGAAGATGCACAGGCTGTCCTTGGCCTTCATACCAGCCATAGTCTTCCTCCGCCATTTACCATCTTTACGTCTCTCAATCCTGTAACCAGAAGAAGTATAACGGGAATGCCAGTTGACTATGCAGTTGATTCTTCGGGGCTGAGACAAACAACCCTTGACTCTGTCCACCCCGGTGCAATTAGTCTCGAAGCCGGCGTTCAAGGGAGCGAGGAGGCTGTCTCATTTGGTCTTTTAGCTGGACTGGCGTTTCTTCGTGCTCACCACGTTCTTGCCGATGCAGATCCTCTTTATACATCTGTACGCCGCATTAAAGCCCTTCATGAAATTAAGAAAGGGACTGGTGTTCCTCGATTGTATTATCGGAATTTCCAGCGTATCCCAGCAGGCGAACTATATGCAGAAGACGATGAAGTTTCCCACCGCGCACCCGACAACAATAAAGTGCTTGTGCTAGCGAGTGAACACGGTTATGAAGATATTTTCGGGGTTCTTGGTGAACCGGATGGAATTATTACTCCCGAAGAACATTGA
- a CDS encoding SDR family oxidoreductase has product MHATILGCGYVGIKLAEQLQQDGHEVTGVRRSQAGLRVLKKHGVTPLQADITEEQSLSYLPESDWVIFMPTPDKRTPQATKDLHVKGLQSVIETYASRSSPPRRLIYASTTGVYGDHDGRWVNEDTPVDPPTKRLAMYREAEQLIETVAPQRGIDGTVIRFAGLYGPERYRLGRYLEGPVVEGYLNMIHRSDAAGVITKLLCDQLLMNDVAIGVDTEPVHRWEFADWLADLHGKERPEKQSVEEYLAGKSYTKARKQRIKASKRCANKGLKEIGYKYRVPTYREGYKPTVESNNS; this is encoded by the coding sequence ATGCATGCGACTATTCTCGGGTGTGGATACGTTGGTATTAAATTAGCTGAGCAACTTCAACAGGATGGTCACGAGGTAACGGGGGTTCGTCGATCACAGGCTGGCCTCAGAGTGCTAAAAAAGCACGGGGTAACCCCATTACAAGCAGATATTACAGAAGAACAGTCATTATCATATTTACCTGAATCGGACTGGGTTATTTTTATGCCGACGCCAGATAAGCGAACACCACAGGCAACCAAAGATCTCCATGTAAAAGGGTTGCAGTCAGTGATTGAAACATACGCATCACGGTCAAGCCCTCCAAGACGACTCATCTATGCATCAACTACTGGGGTATACGGTGACCACGACGGGAGATGGGTGAATGAAGACACGCCGGTTGATCCTCCGACAAAGCGATTGGCAATGTACCGGGAAGCCGAGCAACTAATTGAGACCGTAGCACCACAGCGTGGGATAGACGGTACAGTAATACGGTTTGCTGGGCTATATGGTCCTGAACGGTATCGGCTGGGCAGATATCTTGAAGGCCCGGTTGTCGAAGGATATCTAAATATGATTCATAGGAGTGATGCTGCCGGTGTTATCACGAAATTGCTCTGTGATCAACTATTGATGAATGATGTTGCGATTGGTGTTGATACCGAGCCGGTGCACCGTTGGGAGTTTGCTGATTGGCTGGCGGACCTACACGGTAAGGAACGACCAGAAAAGCAATCAGTTGAAGAATATCTTGCTGGCAAGTCATATACAAAAGCAAGAAAACAGCGAATAAAGGCAAGCAAACGCTGTGCGAACAAGGGGCTCAAAGAGATAGGATATAAGTATAGAGTGCCAACATACAGAGAAGGCTATAAGCCAACAGTCGAATCAAACAACAGCTGA
- a CDS encoding VTT domain-containing protein, which yields MEIEFITELAGETVLQIGLPVLIGLFFLEGMIVGKLTQPPVLFVGVVAITGPSLVYVSAIAMLCTLAFVGGQMLIYRSVDPRVESAIKMQDKIPYFQRGQRWIITRFGKHRLKIVDTVFNRYGTIGIIIGTFIPGIRAVIAVPAALSSYTQRRFVLAISVGHLLYFVLLGAIAYQLL from the coding sequence ATGGAAATTGAGTTTATTACCGAACTTGCCGGAGAGACTGTTTTGCAAATCGGACTTCCTGTACTGATTGGACTGTTCTTCTTGGAGGGAATGATTGTCGGGAAACTAACACAACCTCCGGTGCTGTTTGTAGGGGTTGTCGCAATTACAGGCCCGTCGCTGGTATATGTGAGCGCGATAGCGATGTTATGCACATTAGCGTTTGTTGGAGGGCAAATGTTGATATATCGAAGTGTTGATCCTCGAGTTGAAAGTGCGATCAAAATGCAGGATAAGATCCCATACTTTCAGCGGGGTCAGAGATGGATTATTACACGATTTGGCAAACACAGACTGAAGATTGTTGACACAGTATTTAACCGGTACGGAACAATTGGCATAATAATTGGTACATTTATACCAGGAATTCGAGCTGTAATTGCGGTTCCTGCTGCACTGAGTTCATACACGCAACGACGGTTTGTGCTCGCTATATCTGTCGGGCATCTGCTGTACTTCGTCTTGCTCGGGGCAATTGCATACCAGTTGCTGTAG
- the epsC gene encoding serine O-acetyltransferase EpsC: protein MGYTYTGEVHQELIASYNEDEDPFPTDSTLDFPPQKDLREEVSLLKHLFFPRCWNSGSFTTDPVAVEKAVREFASLCYRGIDPYIDTDPEPIVNAVVEQLPAIRRTLKKDVEAAYRGDPAAKSYLEVIRSYPGFRAIMVQRVAHELYNNQAQEYARELTEYAKTESGIDIHPGAKIGDYFFIDHGTGVVIGETATIGDWVRIYQNVTLGALHFKEREDDEHTLQKGYKRHPDIGDHVVIGSGSNILGPVEIGDHVSIGANSWVTDDIPSNTTVFVSEHPEQARKPRQ from the coding sequence ATGGGGTATACATATACAGGTGAGGTCCATCAGGAGCTTATAGCGTCGTATAATGAAGATGAAGACCCTTTTCCAACTGATTCAACACTTGACTTTCCACCTCAGAAAGATCTCAGAGAAGAGGTCTCCCTTCTTAAACACCTCTTCTTTCCTCGATGCTGGAATTCAGGGTCTTTTACAACTGATCCAGTCGCAGTTGAAAAGGCTGTTCGGGAGTTCGCCTCACTGTGCTATCGCGGTATTGATCCATATATAGACACTGACCCAGAACCGATTGTTAATGCTGTTGTAGAACAGCTTCCTGCTATCCGCCGGACATTGAAAAAAGATGTTGAGGCTGCATATCGTGGCGATCCAGCAGCAAAAAGCTATCTCGAAGTAATTCGATCGTATCCAGGCTTCCGTGCAATTATGGTTCAGCGTGTTGCACACGAACTATACAACAACCAGGCACAGGAATACGCTCGGGAACTAACTGAGTATGCGAAAACCGAAAGCGGTATCGATATCCACCCTGGTGCGAAAATTGGGGACTACTTCTTCATTGATCACGGAACTGGCGTCGTAATCGGAGAAACAGCGACCATTGGAGATTGGGTCCGTATATACCAGAATGTGACACTGGGAGCATTGCACTTCAAAGAGCGTGAAGACGATGAACACACTCTACAGAAAGGATATAAACGGCACCCTGACATCGGTGATCATGTCGTCATTGGCTCTGGTAGCAACATCTTAGGCCCAGTTGAGATTGGTGATCACGTCAGTATTGGAGCCAACTCATGGGTTACTGATGACATCCCGAGTAACACGACTGTCTTTGTCTCTGAACACCCTGAACAGGCCAGAAAACCAAGACAATAA
- a CDS encoding DUF502 domain-containing protein, with product MPSRSPVIRNLIVGAAVALPVVIIILLLQRIYGIIASISSQLIYFPLLLGFEGVAAQVIAVIGGIAFAIFGLIVLGIFVRNQLGGSVLDFLDRNLVKIPVLGPVYRGLSEARAAFVDRSDDEFDDVVLVDLGNQTHVLAFVTGSARSDVQSALSDSRVAVFVPLSPNPTLGGHTLFVSEDRLISTSLSIREAVTAIVTLGAGQTLSHEPPVEGLYHSAPESSDSSDED from the coding sequence ATGCCATCACGTTCACCAGTAATTCGGAACCTTATCGTTGGGGCCGCCGTTGCCCTTCCAGTGGTTATCATCATCCTTCTTTTACAACGAATATATGGGATTATCGCTAGCATTTCTTCTCAGTTGATATATTTCCCGTTGCTTCTTGGATTTGAAGGCGTAGCTGCTCAGGTCATTGCAGTTATTGGTGGAATTGCCTTTGCTATCTTTGGATTGATTGTCTTGGGTATATTTGTTCGGAACCAGCTTGGTGGCTCCGTCTTGGATTTTCTTGACCGTAATTTAGTAAAGATACCTGTTCTCGGCCCAGTTTATCGCGGACTAAGTGAAGCTCGGGCAGCATTTGTCGATCGAAGTGATGATGAGTTTGACGATGTTGTCCTCGTTGACTTAGGAAATCAAACACACGTCCTTGCGTTTGTCACCGGATCAGCACGTTCTGATGTCCAATCAGCACTGTCTGACTCCCGTGTTGCCGTATTTGTGCCTTTATCACCAAATCCAACGCTAGGAGGACACACTCTATTTGTTTCTGAAGATCGACTTATTAGTACCTCATTAAGTATCCGGGAAGCTGTCACTGCGATAGTTACTCTTGGAGCTGGACAGACACTTTCTCATGAGCCTCCTGTTGAAGGCCTATACCATTCTGCTCCAGAAAGTTCAGATTCATCCGATGAAGACTGA